The Emys orbicularis isolate rEmyOrb1 chromosome 21, rEmyOrb1.hap1, whole genome shotgun sequence genome has a segment encoding these proteins:
- the LOC135893020 gene encoding galactoside alpha-(1,2)-fucosyltransferase 2-like has protein sequence MQSSKNCPPRANGGWDLLPSSLLGAMTAPGSWIPFWTLLKLTLYLLAIMTFSFLIHVSSRFPSAWQRLPSPNTTKESPATPPTITPATERGMWTVNSAGRLGNQMGEYATLYALAKMNGRQAYILPEMHRQLAPLFRITLPVVSSDMVRSVPWRNYELHDWMSEEYRHIEGKYVRLTGYPCSWTFYHHLRQEILQEFSFQDHVKEEANRYLAGLRGQRRNVTYVGVHVRRGDYVWVMPQVWKGVVADKAYLEKAMGYFRAKYQEPVFVVTSNGMQWCRENIDTSRGDVYFSGDGKESSPGRDFALLAHCNHTIMTIGTFGIWAGYLAGGETIYLANYTLPDSPFLKIFKPEAAFLPEWIGINADLSPLRSGTSG, from the exons ATGCAAAGCAGCAAGAACTGCCCCCCCCGGGCAAATGGGG gctgggaTCTCCTTCCCTCATCACTGCTGGGAGCCATGACTGCCCCGGGCTCCTGGATCCCCTTCTGGACGCTCCTCAAGCTGACCCTCTACCTGCTGGCCATCATGACCTTCTCCTTCCTCATCCACGTAAGCAGCCGGTTCCCCTCCGCATGGCAGAGGCTCCCCTCCCCGAACACAACGAAGGagtccccagccacaccccccaCCATAACCCCCGCCACGGAGCGGGGCATGTGGACCGTGAACTCCGCCGGGCGCCTGGGGAACCAGATGGGGGAATACGCCACCCTCTACGCCCTGGCCAAGATGAACGGGCGCCAGGCCTACATCCTCCCGGAGATGCACCGGCAGCTGGCGCCGCTCTTCCGCATCACCCTGCCCGTGGTCTCCAGCGACATGGTCCGGAGCGTCCCGTGGAGGAACTATGAGCTCCACGACTGGATGTCGGAGGAGTACAGGCACATCGAAGGGAAATATGTCCGGCTGACGGGCTACCCCTGCTCCTGGACCTTCTACCACCACCTCCGGCAGGAGATCCTCCAGGAATTCTCCTTCCAAGACCACGTCAAGGAGGAGGCCAACCGGTACCTGGCCGGGCTGCGTGGGCAGCGCCGGAATGTGACCTACGTGGGCGTCCACGTCCGGAGGGGGGACTATGTCTGGGTGATGCCCCAGGTCTGGAAGGGGGTGGTGGCGGACAAGGCCTACCTGGAGAAGGCCATGGGCTACTTCCGGGCCAAGTACCAGGAGCCGGTCTTCGTGGTGACCAGCAACGGGATGCAGTGGTGCCGGGAGAACATCGACACCTCGCGGGGGGATGTGTATTTCTCGGGGGACGGGAAGGAGTCGTCGCCGGGGAGGGACTTTGCTCTTTTGGCCCATTGCAACCACACGATCATGACCATCGGGACCTTCGGCATCTGGGCTGGTTACCTGGCTGGGGGGGAGACCATCTACTTGGCCAACTACACCCTCCCCGACTCCCCCTTCCTCAAGATCTTCAAGCCTGAGGCCGCCTTCCTGCCCGAGTGGATCGGGATCAACGCCGATCTCTCCCCGCTGCGCAGTGGGACATCTGGCTAA